The genomic region TGCTTTGTTGTTAAGAATAATCCTAAAATATCAACACTTTTATATATGATTATAGATAGGGTAATACTTAAAAATTATTCTACAATAAGCTCTATAAGTTCAGAGTGTGATAAAATTGAAATAAGTATATTAAAAGAAGATTCTCAGAAAAATTTTGAAGAATTAATTCGTCTCAGAGGTCAGGTATATAGAGTCAAGAAATATTTGTATCCTCTTAGATATATTGGTGACTCTTTAATATTAAATGAGAATGGCATTATAGATAATTGTGATATTGTTTTGTTTGAGAGGATAAATGAAAAATTCCAAAAGTTAATGGGAGCAATTGAAAGTTTAAATCAGCAATTATCTCTTGTTAGAGAAGCATATGAATCTGAACTTTCAAATAAGACCAATCAGCTTATGAAGGTTTTTACACTCGTTGCATCTATTTTTCTTCCTCTTGATTTATTGACGAGTTTTTTTGGTATGAGTTTTGAGATTATGCCACTTAGGCATTCGTGCTATTCTATACATATAGTTGTTGTTGTTATGATTGTAATTGTATGTTTGCTTATAATTTTATTTAAGAGGAAAGATTGGTTATAAAAAATTTTAAAAAAATGGAGGAGTGTTATTTATGGGCGATAAAACATTATCAAAGATCGCATGGGAAAATTATAGTGAAGAAAATTTATTGGAACTTGAGGATCTATGTAGTAAATATAAGGATTTTTTAAGTAAGAATAAAACTGAAAGAGAATGTGTTAATTATTTTATTAATGAAGCTGTTAAGCATAATTTTAAAGATTTAAGAGAAGTAATAAAAAATAGGGAAAAACTTAATAAGGGAGATAGAGTTTATTATTCTAAAATGGATAAAACTCTAATTTTAGCGGTAATTGGTGATGAAAGTTTAGAAAATGGATTTAATATAATAGGTTCACATATTGATGCTCCTAGAATTGATATAAAGCAATCTCCTGTATATGAATCTGATGGATTATGCTATTTTGATACTCACTATTATGGTGGTATAAAGAAATATCATTGGGTTGCACGTCCTATGTGTTTAAAGGGGGTAGTAATAAAAAGTAATGGAGATAAGGTTGTTATAAATATAGGTGATGATGATAATGATCCATATTTAGGATTTTCAGATTTACTTCCTCACTTGTGGAAAGATCAAGCTATGAAAAAAGGTGTTGATGTTATTGAGGGAGAACAGTTGAATTTGCTTGTAGGATCTAGGTCATTAGATGGTAAAAAAGATAAAGTTAAGAAATTAATATTATCAATATTAAGTGAAAAATATGGAATATGTGAGGAGGATTTAATTTCTGCAGAACTTGAGGTTGTGCCAGCTGGCCCAGCTAAGGATTATGGATTAGATAGAAGTATGATAATTGGATATGGTCAAGATGATAGAGTTTGTGCATTTACTTCATTTATGTCCATGCTTAAAATGGATGGTATACCTAAGAGAACAAGTATTTGTATGTTGGTTGATAAAGAGGAGATTGGGAGCACTGGGGCAACTGGGATGGAATCAAAATTATTTGAAAATTTTTCGGCTGAACTTTTAAATTCTTGTAGAGATAATTATTCAGAGATAGTTTTGAAGAGATCCTTAGATAGATCATATATGTTATCAGCTGATGTAACCTGTGCATATGATCCGAATTTTCCAAATGAGACTCCTAAGCAAAGCACGGCATTTTTTGGTAAAGGTGTTACGATATCCAAGTATACAGGTTCAAGAGGGAAAAGCGGATGCAATGATGCAAATCCTGAGTTTTTGGCAAAATTGAGAGATATATTTAATAGAGAAGGTATTTGTTACCAAGTTGGAGAACTTGGTAAGGTTGATCAAGGAGGAGGAGGAACAATAGCATATTTTTTGTCTAGGTATGGTATGGAAGTTGTTGATATTGGAGTTCCATTGCAAAATATGCATGCTCCTTTTGAGGTTTCATCAAAGGCAGATATTTATGAAACATACAAGGCATATGGTACATTTTATAAATATTTAGTTTAATTTTTTAAGAGGGTACGCTTTAGGGGTACCCTCTATTTTGTATTTATATTACTAAATTGTAATAATTATTAAATTCTTGAAAACTATTAAGAAATATGGTAAAATGTTAACAATAATAAAACATATTTAAATTCATATTAATAAATTGAATAAATTTAGGAGGGGTGTAGTTGGCTAGCAATAAAAAATCTAAAAATCTAAGAAAAGGAATTGCAACTACTACAGCTGTAGCAAGTGTTGTTTTACAGGCAGGAGTAGTTGCAGGTGCTACTGTTTCGTCTGAAAATCAAACAGCTCAGGATCAATTGACTCAAGATCAGACTAATCAAAATAAAACAAATGAAGATCAGAATCAAACAACTCAGAATCAATTGACTCAAAATAAAGATGCCCAAACAAGTTCTAATCATCCTGAGGTTCCTTATTTTTATTACTGGACTACTGGGGATAAAGTTTATATAAATTGGGATTATGGACATGTAGCTAATAGGCCTAGTAAGATTGAGGCTGTGATAGATAAGGATATTAGTTTTTTAAATCCAAGTTACATAGAGGTTAAACCTAAAGGGGCAGAATTTACACCTAACATTAAAGGAGAGTTTTATTTAAGAGTAAGATTCTTCGATTCTAAAGGAAGTGTTACTCATGAGAGTGTTAGGAAAGTTTCTATAAATTCAACTGAAACTAGAGATATAAAAGGTTTAAAATATGAGTTTGTAGGTGCAGGGGTAAAATTAAGCTGGGCGAATTTTGTTGAAGGTATTAAGACTGTAAAGATATCTGTTGATGGAAAACTTTATAAAGAATTAACAGCATCTGATGTAAAAGATAATTCTTATATTGTTGAAAATGTTAAGGATGGATCAGAAATAAAGATTACTATTATAAACGGGACTGGATTGGAGTATAATGGATCTGTTATTGTAAAAGAGGGTGCTATTCAACAATCATCGCTTATTAAGTTAGGTTTAAGTAAGGACTTAATAGGTATAGAAGTAAATTTATCTAATTCTAATTTTAAAGCTGGAAATGAATTTTTGGTTAATGTAGCTGAAAAGAGTAGCGGCACATCTATAGTTTCTAATTTTAAAGCCACTCTAAATGAAGATAGGGGTTCATTTACTGTTTATCCAGATGAAGGAAAATCTTTGTTTAATGGTGAGTATTCTGTTAAGATAACAGACGTTAAAACAGGAACTGTTTATACATATGATTATACTCATGTAGTACATAACCTCTCTAATTTTGTATATGCATCTGATAATGGTCAAGTAATGGCTTCATGGGATAGGTTGGAGTCGATGGTATATAGCGATCTTATGTGGAGTACATCAGAAGATTTTTCAACTTATAATACTGTAGAACTTGGTGATGGAAAGAGCGGAGTTAAATTTAATACTGACATTAAAAGTGGAAATATTTATTTATTACTTACAACTTATGATGCTAATAGAAGAGTTCTTTCCCAAAATTACGGTGTTTTAGATATGACTCAAATTAGTTCTGCAATTAATAACTTTAAGGGATATTATAAAGCTAATAATACGGCTGAGTTTAGCTGGGATAAGGTAAATGCGAATATACAAAAAGCAATGGTAATGGTTAATGATAATGTATTTGTTTTATCTAGTGCAGAGTTAGGTATTTTAAACAGTACAAGTACATTGACATTAGGTGGATTTGAAAAAGGAAATAAGTATGACGTGAGTTTGTATTTAATAGATGAAAATAATAAGTTATATTCAGCATCTACTTCATCTATAAGTGAAAGTTCAGATTCTCAATCATCTGATGTAACTTTAGTTGCTCCAAGTGGAATTAGTGCTAAATATATATTGAATCCAGGAGTATTAAGTCTCTTATTTGATACTAGCATTTATGATATTTCACAAAATTCTTCTATATCTATAACTGTTGATGGTAAAGAAATACCGAGCTTATTACCAGTGTTTGTTAAAGAAACAAATGCTATTAATATAAAAGGGTTAATTCCAGGAAAGACTTATAGCAATATCGTTATTGGTTATATGGATAGTAAGGGAGAGGCTAAATCAGTAAAAATAGATTCTCTTTTAATTAATAAGGGAAGTTCATTAGATTCATTCCTTATAAATGCGTATAATAAAGCTTTGAGTAGGGACACTCAAAATATTGATGAAGAAGGATATAATTACTGGAAGAATGGACTTTTGAGTAAAAATATAAATTTAAGTTATTTCATAAAGAATTTAGGATATGTTCCTGAGTTTATGAATTTAATAAAATCACCTGATGATTTAATAACAAGACTTTACCACGTTTTAGTTTTAAGAGATCCAGAACCTCAAGGTCTTCAATTCTGGACAAATGTATATACTGAATTGATTGCAAATGGAGTTTCTCATACAGAATCAGTTATGAAGATTCTTAGTGATATGACAACAAGTAGTGAGTTTGCTGATCTTTCTGCAAGAATTGGAGTAAATCCATAAGGAAAATTAATTTATTGAATGAAATAGAATATTAATTTATTATAAAGGTAGAGATAATTTCTCTATCTTTATTTTTTAAAGGATTTTTAAGGAGTGTGAGTGTGTGAGAAAAATATT from Candidatus Arthromitus sp. SFB-mouse-Japan harbors:
- a CDS encoding magnesium transporter CorA family protein — translated: MTIYNISKLFEEEENYDLNKYLYWFILSEDEISSIPFEIDRECIFDLNSLRSFSQINFYNEYTFMALDVLEFNNDMLSFKNLNIFFGKNYLITVYKNNLDVIDKLILDLKENKNCFVVKNNPKISTLLYMIIDRVILKNYSTISSISSECDKIEISILKEDSQKNFEELIRLRGQVYRVKKYLYPLRYIGDSLILNENGIIDNCDIVLFERINEKFQKLMGAIESLNQQLSLVREAYESELSNKTNQLMKVFTLVASIFLPLDLLTSFFGMSFEIMPLRHSCYSIHIVVVVMIVIVCLLIILFKRKDWL
- a CDS encoding aminopeptidase, yielding MGDKTLSKIAWENYSEENLLELEDLCSKYKDFLSKNKTERECVNYFINEAVKHNFKDLREVIKNREKLNKGDRVYYSKMDKTLILAVIGDESLENGFNIIGSHIDAPRIDIKQSPVYESDGLCYFDTHYYGGIKKYHWVARPMCLKGVVIKSNGDKVVINIGDDDNDPYLGFSDLLPHLWKDQAMKKGVDVIEGEQLNLLVGSRSLDGKKDKVKKLILSILSEKYGICEEDLISAELEVVPAGPAKDYGLDRSMIIGYGQDDRVCAFTSFMSMLKMDGIPKRTSICMLVDKEEIGSTGATGMESKLFENFSAELLNSCRDNYSEIVLKRSLDRSYMLSADVTCAYDPNFPNETPKQSTAFFGKGVTISKYTGSRGKSGCNDANPEFLAKLRDIFNREGICYQVGELGKVDQGGGGTIAYFLSRYGMEVVDIGVPLQNMHAPFEVSSKADIYETYKAYGTFYKYLV